The stretch of DNA ACCACTACCTGCTcctgacaaagaaacaaaacttcCAAATAGCCCCATTTAGGTTGCATGGACAGTCACGTTAACAGTCAGGTTTAAATCCAGGAAAAAAGTTCACCATCTCTGTACAgcataaatgtatattttcattcTGTGACATGTACTCACCTGCCtctgatttttctgtttgaatcTCTGgatattctgtgtgtgtgtgtttctttccgTGTGCCTTGGCGTGACCCCGACCAGGTCGTGTGGATAACAGCCACCATGCCCTATGTGGTCctgactgtgctgctgctccgcGGAGTCACTCTGCCTGGAGCCATCGATGGCATTAAGGCATACCTCTCTGTGGACTTCCTGAGACTCTGTGACGCCaaggtgagagggagggggaggaaacaAGTGAGGTGAGAGTGGTGGGGTTagaaaagatgaagaggaagcagcACCATGGGGTCTAAGAGCCAATTTGAAGAAAAGCGTTGACATTTTAAGTTAACTTAATATCTTAGTGTGTGATAGAAAGCAAGAAAGcgggattttattttgatattagcagacccggaaatggaaaagcggtagaagatggatggctggatggatggagtgGTTACTAATCAGCATTTACAGTGGAAGAAGGGTACATTATATCATCATGGCAAACATATCAAACTCCTCTGTCATTCGGTTTAATGAACGGGAATGAATGACAAAGGCCTGAATCTGTATTTACTTTAAACAGCTGTGGGATTAACCatcactttcctttttcctttacCTAATTGGGAAAGGAAGTCAATTCATTGTTCAAGAGGGATTTTCTTGAGGTataaaaacatgataaaattgctGGTTTCACTGTCTCTACCATTTCCCTTATCCATGAATACTTTTAACACAGTTTATGACAATATCCTATTTACTTTAATAGCAGGCACAGAGGTCCTGAATAAGTAACCATGCTGGACTAAAGAACTCGGttatggagaaagagagagaaagcaagatggagagaggtagagagatgCATGGCAGAAATGGGAGAATTAGATTAGATAGATGCATGGAGCAGTAATTTGCAAAATTACCCCCCATATTCACAAGCGTCTTTCATCTACTGCCGTTGAATGAGTTTCCTGCAATTATCCCTAATAATggcttttttcctctcctgtgcCTTTTGTTTGCCGCTTCACACAAGTGAGCTTGTTCTGTCGCTCCCCAGGTCTGGATTGAGGCAGCGACACAGATCTGTTTCTCACTGGGAGTGGGGTTTGGTGTGCTAATTGCCTTTTCGAGCTACAACAAATTCAGCAACAACTGTTACAGGTaaagacacacagggagaggCAGGACGGGGAGTGGCCTCTACAGACGgccgcacaaacacaaacacacacacacacacacacacacacacgtgcagcaTAAGCAGGTGAATTACAATAACCTTTGAAGCTCCTTGAAATCTGCTACGTCTTTGACGCCATGCTGTGCCCCAGGCAGCAATGGCGCCAATCAAAACTGTTGCACTCTTTGAAAATCATCAGCATCCCACAGGAGGCGTTTATCATCTTTTTAGCCTCATTTATCTTTCTGATAATTGACACCATCCACCTTGACAATTCCTCCTTAagctctttttgttgttggacATTAACAAAAGCCTACATTTTGTCAGTCTGTGAGACATACTTTGAGAAAGGTCCTGTCTTCATCTAACACTAGCCCACTCatttaatttgtgatttttatatttacttaaCCTTTTGTATAGTTGAGGACAAGCAATTGCTTTTCTGTTCCCTAACGGACATGATATTGTCCAACTGACATAATAATCCataaaatccatccatccaggcTCATTCCAGCAAGCTGGCATTATTTTCATAAAGAAGCTAAGATGAAACCAGCCCTGAAATTATTCTCTTATTGACTGACTTGCCAATAACATGGATgacaggtgatttttttttttttttttttttaaattctcattcttgactgtgtttctttttttcttttgtccaatTTGATCAATTCAGAGATGCCATCATCACCAGCTCCATCAACTCTTTAACCAGTTTCTTCTCTGGCTTCGTGGTCTTCTCCTTCCTTGGTTACATGTCCCATAAACACGACGTGGCCCTGGACAAAGTTGCCAGAGACGGTATGGTGTCATTGGTCTGGCTGTAATGtgttctttttatttacagtatctTCACAAAGTCATCATATCATCAAGTTAAGCCTTAGCTTTGAAATGTAGATCATGAGaaataatgtattaaaaaaCAGGACGCGGAAACATTTTCCTTGAGCCTGTTGATGTTATGTCTACATTGTAGTTTTTTCTGCATGCATCAGTAACAGTGTGTTATGGTGTTTTTACCTTAATTCCTTGGATATTGTTCCACAATGGTTGCTTGTAAATGACCCCTCAAACAGCTGATTAGAGCAGAAGCAACGTGTTCATCAGAGTCAGAAATATTTAAGTTGACCAGCACTGAAATTAACAGAGaaaatcctgtttgtgtgtgtgttttgaatgtttCTACTTCCTTCTTTACTCTCTTGTTCCTTTAGGTGCTGGATTAGTGTTTGTCATCTACCCAGAAGCCATTGCAACGTTACCTGGGTCATCCGTGTGGGCAGTTATCTTTTTCATCATGTTGTTGTCACTGGGCATTGACAGTGCTGTGAGTATGtgcccacccacccacacacagactaaCTGTGTCTTTCCACCAGAGAACATGTGCTTTGAGTTCTGTGTTAAGGCAGACTGATGGTAATGCTACATCTTTGatagaatgtttttatttgtgcgGTATTTTATCCTATGCCCTGTAATGTTAGATGATTTCTCACATTTACTGTAGTAAATGTGATattattttcacttcactgttgtTGTCCTGGACAGTCGAGCCACTTCACAACAAAATGTGGGACGAACGTGGCGAGCCAGCACTCACTAACTGTGTTTTCTTCTGACGCTTCTTCCTTTTATTGTAGATGGGTGGGATGGAGTCAGTGATCACTGGCCTGATTGATGAGTTCAAATTCCTCCACAAGCACAGAGAGGTGTTCACCCTCTTCATTGTTATTGCCACCTTTCTCATATCCCTCTTCTGTGTTACCAATGTAAGTATCACAGGCTGTTAGCGTGCTTTGTATGATTGCTTATGCTTATCTTTGCAAAACTGTAACGCAATCGCAGTAAGATTGACAGATATCCGCAAATGAAGTTCACtattttatcaaaatgaattctttttctgtgttttcttactGTAATCTCTATAATAAAAATGGACTTTATATTCATGCTTTTTTCCCGCTCTCTGGTCTTTCCAGGGTGGGATGTACGTGTTCACTCTGCTGGACCACTTTGCAGCAGGGACATCAATTCTCTTTGGAGTGCTTATTGAAGCCATCGGCATCGCTTGGTTCTATGGTGAGAAATGACGgacaggagaaaagaggaaagaaaagcagatggTTCAGATTTTCATGTCCAACAAGGCTGATGTCCCATTAGGAGTTTGATGAGAAATCTTTTGGTCTGTGCTTCAATATGACACGTTTTTATTAGAAATAGGAATACTGCAGTTAGAAGGTCTATTCCCGCTAGTGGTTTGGGCCTCCTCGGTCTCTATGCATGTATTGTTAAGGTACAATGATATACAGTAGCTAGGGCTGTCACAAGAGCTCAGTGAGGCTGAATGGCCAGAGTTAAGTAATAATAAACTGTGTTAATTCAGCAATAAGGGGGATcccataataaaaacaaacagataccTGTAGACCTCCATTTTAAAATTCTCAAGGTTACAAGAGAAATTACAACTGTGTAGATTTTTAATAAAGTCACAAATTGTATTGAGGCCCAGAGTTCAAAATTGAGCATGTGCCAATTTGACTGACAGTTGGTTGAACATTTCTTTCtaggctgattttttttttttttttttctcccccccccgTACCATAGAGGAAATCTTCCAGTTGTCTAGAAGTGAATACACTTTACATAGGCTTTACAGACAGAATAGACAACCCCATATCTCTGCTACACAGACGTCTTATGATTGTTAAGACAGCTGGCGTGGTTTGCGGTTTGGATTTTCCCCAGGTGCAGCAGAGTTTTGGAAGGTTCCTCCAGGTCTGTCTTTTTTTGGAAGTGAATGGCTGAGGAGCAACTGTTTGCCTTTTTATACCACtagcagaagaaaaacatgtttcttaGCGTGTGAAAACCTGACTGCTATTTTAACATCAGCTGGCACAAAATATTGTAAAGGCAGTCTAAAAGGTCGAGAAAAACAATTGACCTAAACTTCTGTATTGAGTTTCTTGCCTCGTGTCTCCTGAACCTGACTGCAGAGAGATCCATAAACGGCTAAATGCGAACCAGGCCCCAGGCAGTGAAGGTCAGCATTCTGCCCCACTTTGCTGGGTCCTGACCTTGGCAGGCCAGATAAATCAAGCCTAAGGCTCAACCGGctcttttccccttcctcttaACTGCTGACAGGAACCCTTGACCTCTGGCCAATGCAGTCTCTCGTTCTTCTGTCCACCAAAGTACATTTAGTTGTGCTGAATACCTGGTCGTCAGTCTGGATATTTTCTTCCTCAGTGAAAAATGCCTTCCAGGCAGGAAAGCACAGGAGAGAAAATGCAGAGCCTGTTTCTCAGAGAAGGAAAATTGGGATGGGATGAAAACGTTGCAGAAACTTCTTCTATTGGACTTTGCAGGGAGGTTTTAGTGATTTTAATAGCCTACTGGTTATCCATAATGTTTCCATGTGTTCCAGGAGTGGATCGTTTCAGTGATGACATTGAGGAAATGATTGGCCAGCGCCCAGGCAGGTACTGGAGGCTGTGCTGGAAGTTTGTCAGCCCTTGCTTCCTCTTGGTGAGTCCTACAATAGATAAAAGAGGGAcaaaggaaactgaagtcaaactgtgAGTTTAaccctgccaaaaaaaaaacaaaaaacaaaaaaaaacagccaatgGTCTCACTTTGACTCCGAACCACTTTTCTACCAATCACCCTAGATCCTTATTTATGTCCAGTTCATAGAGAACACAAGTCAAGTCAATCAGACCTCCAGCTCTTCCTGGCCAAGACTCAATTAGcagacaatgaaataaaataacacgATAAGCCATGAAGGAGCTTTTCCCCTGAACTACTACCAAGGTTTTTGGAATGTACATGTCTGATTCGTAGATTTCGCAGCTATGTGCTTATTAATACAAGCATCTTTGTATTCTGTTTCCTTGGACAGCTGAGGCATGATTCATTGAAAGTGggaatgataaatgaatgcatggCTTGGGATCCAACCACACAGTCTCCTCTCCAGCTCACTTTAATGGCTTGGCAACAGGGAGATTGCGGCTGTCATCGGCAGTGACAGTCTGAATTTGTTTTCCCTTTGAACAGATGGTTTTTCAAGTGActgtgaacattttcatttatagttTATGGTGGTGGTGAGTTTTGCCACGTTCAATCCTCCAAACTATGGCTCCTATATGTTTCCTCCGTGGGCTAACATGGTGGGGTGGTGTCTGGCCATTTCCTCCATGACCATGGTGCCTCTCTATGCCATCTACAAACTCTGCACGCTACCTGGGAAGTTTTGTGATGTAAGTCTCAGCTGTGGATGCAGTAAAATGACTGTGTTAATTATTCACATTTGGTCATTCAGTTTAAGATCAAGTATAGTGTTCTACCACAGCAGAGGCTCTAACTACTCATCTCCCTCTGTGCTGTAACAGAGACTGGCCTACGCCATCACCCCAGAGACAGAGCATCATTTGGTTGATAATGGGGAGGTTCGGCAGTTCACTGTGAGTCTTTATCATCATTATGCACTTTAGCATGGCATATCTGCAGGTTTTACACATGTATGTGTACTCATATTCCTGTCTTTACTTTCCcctttcaaatacattttaccaTTACGAATGTGCAGAATTATGGTGTTTTGTTTcggttttttttattgttgttctttcttttctccacagCTGCATCACTGGCTGGTGGTCTGAGCACTACAGAGAGAGAATGGaggaagtgaatgaatgagagagagagaggaaatgacaaTATGAACTTTGGATGGATGAATGCATGGATAGAAAAGGCCTAAAgagcaaagaggaagagagaaatagCCATTTAAATCTATcagcggtggtggtggtgggaacAGTCTAAAAGTgccgattaaaaaaaaaacaaaaaacaaacaaacaaaaagaaacccCACATACGTATAAAACGTAGTGATCTCTAATTTCAACAGTGGATGTGTGAAGCTGTGCATTAACCATCACCACCATTGTGTTGGCTGGTGAATGGGATTCAGCCAAACGAGTAATGTGGCATTTCAGCCTGCTACttccataaatataaaaaagatcGCAGTGTAACTTCTAGCTTGTTCATTAGCTTCTCTTTGCACttgaaatataaacacattatAAAATTTTTGTGCATTGAAAGCCACAATGTCGAGGGGTTTACCAATGACATCTTTGTCAGCTAAAACCTTATTTTGCTAAAATTTGTCAATGTACATGTAAACTTTGAGGTGCATCAGAGGACAATCGTaagttttgtttgatttcacttATAATTAGAAACTAACAGCAGTAggcagctttttttattttagtattaTTTTTATAGTTATTCTTAAGACTTGTCAAGCATGTAATGAATGCTCCATGTTTTACTGAATCCtgctccatttttatttttgtgtaattatttattttccctgcTCTTTTTAAAGACTGTTATGATGTTATGTCATAGACTTCTATAGGCCTTCATTAAAAAGGACTCTTACTTGTGTTTACAGCAAAATAACGTGAAGGAGACCAGCTGCTATAAAACAATATGATTTGAATTAGTTAAGTCCACATCTGagtaaataatttcattaacaCCAAACACTCATCAGTTCAACAAAGCAATAGAATTGATTGGAAAAACAAATCTTACTTCCTCTTGCAGTTAGTGGGCCAACcgaaacacaaagcagcatgaTTTGTTGTCGTTTTGTTGTGATAATATCTTTTAAGATAATAACTTTTAGAAAATACTGGATCTGAACCTGTCTGTCACTGATACAGCTTAAAACACCTTATAACATTTCGGATGTTAGCCAGAATTAATAGTTTGAAAGAGATGCACCAGAGCCCCGTCAGTCCTATAGATGGACACAAAGTCCACAGTAGCTTCCCAATATTCATTACAggcacactgtaaaaaaaaaaataaataaataaacccagCATCACAAGCCAATGCCACTGATTTATCAACCAAAGACTGCCATGAACTCCAAAATTCAGATCTCACATCTTTGCTTGTCAATTTTGCGaaggcattttctttttttcaatcacTTAGACCGTTTGACCTGTTACTGGCTCATTCTAGGTTCATCTTCCTTCCCCAGTGTAACAAATTTACCACCAATGCAAATTCtcctttcattttcataaaatcaGATTTGTTGCCTTTTTAGCCCCTCAGAGTTTCAGGTGGTCATAAGGAAGCTATGACTCACGTTTTCCTCCAGAAAGCATAAAGTGTTCACGTTACGGTTTACAAACTCTTATTCGGTATTTCaagactgtttaaaaaaaaaaaagtaaaaagctgctttttatCAAACTGCAAATGAATAGTGTGTAATGTAATATATGAAGTAAATTATATATCTGtgtaattaaatgtaatgtagAGGGGCTTGTACTGTATTGTACTGTATGATATTTAATCACAAGACCAACAAGATAATACAGTATATGGAGGTTATTGCTTTGTTACTGTGAAGTTGATACATATTAGCCTTAAGGAGCTTAATGAGAATTACACAAActctttctgtttcatcagAAACCATTAACCCTTTTAAACCAACTCAGCAGTGACTTGTTCTGACTTTGTGGTGCATGTAACACACGAAAGGGTTAATTATGTCCCAAATTGTATGCCCGTGCTGCTGTACTGTGCCTTGTGGTGTTTTTTGACTGTATGACTTTGTTTTGTACTGTCAAAGTACGATTCattaaattattacatttaaaatgacacttaaaaaaaaatggttttgttttgtaatgaaacactttattactttttattattactttattattactatattGTGCCACTTTCAGTGAAAATGCTTCTTTGGAATTTTTGGGGAGAGAGGCAAAAAGTCCTCGACGTATTGGggcattttatttctttacttaGGCATgaacatttctttcattctaatttgttttgtttagttacAGGAAATTAATGCTCTCTGGTTGATGAGATGTTTATTCGATAAAGCTATTATTTTGGTATTCTGCCATATTTGAATATTGAATAGTATTTCTATTCAATTGCAGTCAACCACTGGGCTTACACATAAAAAAACGTTTTCCCAGTAACTGGGTTTTCATTTTAGTAGGTTTTCTGTAGCAGCTGTTGAAATATAATAGACTACTATTATTACACGCAGTGGAAATGTCAAGGGCGTCCTGACTTAAGCGCTTTCAAAGACAGCATAGATAAATATTAATGATGTTCGATGAGCTTCCAAACAGGAAATGCACAGATGTGACAACATCAGCATAGCCCAAAGCCGCGACCGGGAGTGTCTGTAATTCTTGCCAGCTTCTTCAAGATGGGTCAACATGACTGTGAATCAGCAGCGTTCATTACTGTAACCAGAGTGTGAAAACAAGAGCCACAGCAGACCAATCTGAGGGTGATTGCTGTCTGTAAAGCTTTGAGACATATTGACATGCGCTCTCACCGGTGGCCTGTCTGATCATGACACCTGAGTCGGATATGTTTTACCAGCTTTACTCACTATTGACCTGTGGCATACAGCAGGCAGTCAAATGTGTTCAGTGCAGCGCCGTCTCGCCTCCcattgtgcatgtatgtgtagTTCTGTGTAGTAGTGACCTATTGCATGTTGTTTTGTCAccagaaaaggcagaaaatactTTGTGGATAAAATCTATGTGTCATTTCCCCCTATTTCACCCCTGACCAAGCACAAAATCTCCTCACCATTTGTCCCAGTGCACACTGCcgcagagggagagggaattACTGCAGTGGCAAATGCATTTATTAGCAGTTACATTTTAACTGGCTTTGAAATGAACCTATTCCCTCTTATTTTTCTCTATGACGTTTATATTCTGTAAAAATTGCTCCCTGAACAAGCCTCTGACTCAAAGTCATCCAGGAGGAAAGAACAGAGAGGCTGAATAAAGCTGTAACAGTAGAGACCAGATTGAATGTATTCCTTTACAACTGAGCGTGACCCCGCTGTGAGGGGGAGCCTGTCAACTCTCACTTATTCTTCCTATCATTCTTTTGCCATCGCACCGGGGGGTCCTTATAATAAATCTAAATATGCGCTTGTTGAGGCGACCTTCCCCATTGGCTGGCCCCCACTAAAGAGCGATGGCAGGTGTTGCTGAATGGTTTTCAAATGCTGTAAGGCTGGAGCAGTTGCAGAGCATTTTGGGCCATACAAGAACAGGGTTTAAAAGGTGCCATTATCACATCCAATAACCAACAGCAATTATGTATAATTCCATGTCTTGGCACTGATGAAAAGGACATACACAGGGAGAGGTGGGAGGGAACAggatttctctctttgtgtgacACCGCCTCCGTCTTGACATTGTGCAAAGTAGGACACACAAGGTGATAAACACTGGACTCATCGGCTTTGACTGGAACATATCTGGCTCTCCGTTTGTGAAAATGGAGTAGATGATCAATATGTGGTGAAGTGTAAGCCTTTCTTTGTTGTGCGCTGCCTTCTGCTGGTGACAAAACAAAGTGCATATCACTCCATGTAGTCGCACCAATCAGCAAGCTTCACTTTTGAGGAAGGAGCACCCGTGTGGCACAGTCAGAGCCCAACAAAcgttttcaaaaacaacaaaaaacctcGTAGAAATAGTAGACACGATGTCTTAGAGTGGCTTCAGATTTATCGTCATTCATTTGTCGTTCAGTTGTTTCATAAAATGCATTGTTATTTATACGATTGAATGAATGTGTAGTCAACATTGTGTACTATAACACCATCTGCTGGCTTCAGGGGCAGATTACATCTGAAGAAGTTCTTTCATGAGTAAAGCTGAGGTGCATCTGCTGTAGGTTTATGGGATTCTGTTGCTTGGTTTCTGTTCTATTCAACTCAGTCCTCCTTCTTTTTTAGCTAATATAAGCCAGCTAGTACATTATTTCCAGGCATTTAACAGGATATGGTCTGTCCCTTGTTTTATTAtagaaggaaacagagagaaaaggagaagcaCAAACTGCggaaaacttaaaaataaaaaaaataaaaaatacatgaaggATATAAAGTCAGAATAACTAAATCAGTAAATCAGTAAAAAACATCTGAGAGCTGTGTGCCCACTTTGGGGTGATCCAGGCTGAGCTGCCTCTGTGGAGCAGTAATTGTCTGTAATTCTGattgctgctgctgactgatgaAAGGTCGTGGACATTtaggtgtgggggggggggggggggtcaggagAGGTTGTTGTGATGATTTCACTTCTGGTTTTGCTGACTGAGCACAGAGATCAAACCGGTGATGCTTCATTATATGTCATTTTTGCTTCTACAAGAATTTAGATTGGGGGGAAACGGCTGTTAATATATTGTCTTGGCTAATTCAGGCGTCTATTTTGTGAATTCCTCTGACTTTTATTTGGCACAGCAGGAAAGGTGCCACTTGACAATAACGCGCAAAAGGACAAGGGGTCCAGATCTCCCTGTTGTTGTACTGCAACACAATTAtagcacacaaaacaaacatgttttttgtccTACTTTCGAGTTCACCGGGTTCCCAATTGGTCTCTTGATGCCCAATTAACTCCCTCCTATGGCTTCTGCAGCGCGTTACGCTTTGCACGTGTTGCAGATCGgggtttgctttgttttcctcctctcgCAGAGTTTGTGGTCAACTTTTGGCTGAGTTTCCCACCAAAAGTCACAAAGTGCATTTCATCGAAGGAGTCGACTTTGTCCCCTGGGTTGATGATTGGCTACCTGCTGGTTCTGACTGACTCATATCCCTGGCAGTGGCTGAGCCAACGTGCGGCGTGTTCCCATAGATACATCCCAACAGATGAGCTCTCGTGATGCTCAGCTTGTACGTCGTGGGCGAACCGCGGAGAGCCGCTCGCTTTTCGCTCATTGGCGCAGCAGCTGCGTATTGGCGCGTCGTTTCCTCTGAGGCAGCCGCATGCACGTggtcccatttttttttttctttacattcaTTTCTCACGGCAATATTTTTGCCAGGATGGACCGGCTCTGATGTTTATTACAATGGCTCATAAGCGTTTATCTCTCAGTTTGGATCAACCTGGTGTAACTTTGCTGTTATTATAAGGCAGACCTCTCTCCTGCCCGCCGTTACGCGCAAGGATGAGCTCGGAGAAGCCAAACTTTCTGGCGCAGCCGGTCGTGAAGAACATCTTCATGTTCCGAAACGGCGACCCGTACTACGAGGCTCGGCGCATCGTGATCAACCAGAAGAGGGTGTCCACCTTCGAGACCCTGCTGATGGAGGTGACCGGAGGGATCAAAGCCCCCTTCGGAGCGGTGAGGAACATCTACACGCCGAGGGGGGGCCACAAGGTGGACTGCCTGGA from Echeneis naucrates chromosome 6, fEcheNa1.1, whole genome shotgun sequence encodes:
- the slc6a3 gene encoding sodium-dependent dopamine transporter codes for the protein MLTERVPVSLMSSVVAPEKPTSNTMGPKEVELILVKEQNGVQFTSTTLVNPTASQTNTSVEEERETWGKKIDFLLSVIGFAVDLANVWRFPYLCYKNGGGAFLVPYLFFMVIAGMPLFYMELALGQYNREGAAGVWKICPIFKGVGFTVILISLYVGFYYNVIISWALFYLFSSFTSELPWVHCNNTWNSPNCSDWADNSSVSDIYKATPAQEYFERGVLHIQDSNGIDDLGRPRWQLTSCLAVVIVLLYFSLWKGVKTSGKVVWITATMPYVVLTVLLLRGVTLPGAIDGIKAYLSVDFLRLCDAKVWIEAATQICFSLGVGFGVLIAFSSYNKFSNNCYRDAIITSSINSLTSFFSGFVVFSFLGYMSHKHDVALDKVARDGAGLVFVIYPEAIATLPGSSVWAVIFFIMLLSLGIDSAMGGMESVITGLIDEFKFLHKHREVFTLFIVIATFLISLFCVTNGGMYVFTLLDHFAAGTSILFGVLIEAIGIAWFYGVDRFSDDIEEMIGQRPGRYWRLCWKFVSPCFLLFMVVVSFATFNPPNYGSYMFPPWANMVGWCLAISSMTMVPLYAIYKLCTLPGKFCDRLAYAITPETEHHLVDNGEVRQFTLHHWLVV